A stretch of Pseudoprevotella muciniphila DNA encodes these proteins:
- a CDS encoding glutathione peroxidase, whose product MKRILLLIVAVICLTASAQKNIYGFYALDAKERDVSMSAYKGKVILIVNTATKCGFTPQYTELQAFYEKYKDRGLVILDFPCNQFGNQAPGSMKEIQNFCSANFNVTFPQFSKVLVNGEGETPLFTFLKKKLPFKGFDTSNQTGAFMDNMLRKQDANYDRKSDVKWNFTKFLVNTKGKPVMRFEPTAPISEVEAAIIRELAKVVVSAIK is encoded by the coding sequence ATGAAAAGAATTCTCTTACTGATAGTAGCAGTTATCTGCCTGACAGCATCCGCACAAAAGAACATTTATGGCTTCTATGCCCTTGACGCTAAAGAACGCGATGTTTCCATGTCGGCATACAAAGGCAAAGTAATTCTCATCGTAAACACCGCTACAAAATGCGGTTTCACACCACAATACACAGAACTGCAAGCCTTTTACGAAAAGTATAAGGACCGTGGACTCGTCATCCTTGACTTTCCTTGCAACCAATTCGGCAATCAGGCACCAGGCTCAATGAAGGAAATACAAAATTTTTGCTCTGCCAACTTCAACGTTACATTCCCGCAATTCAGCAAGGTTCTCGTCAATGGAGAAGGAGAAACTCCCCTATTCACTTTCCTAAAGAAAAAACTGCCATTCAAGGGTTTCGACACTTCTAACCAAACTGGAGCCTTTATGGACAACATGCTTCGTAAGCAAGATGCCAACTATGATAGGAAAAGCGACGTCAAGTGGAATTTTACCAAATTTCTGGTAAACACTAAAGGTAAACCCGTCATGCGCTTTGAACCTACAGCCCCCATCAGCGAAGTGGAGGCAGCGATTATAAGAGAACTCGCAAAAGTAGTGGTAAGTGCTATCAAATAA
- a CDS encoding low molecular weight protein-tyrosine-phosphatase — protein sequence MAEKKSIKPNDNQRIGVLFVCLGNICRSPAAEGVFASTVEKEGLADAFYVDSAGTYGGHSGDLPDYRMRQHASARGYDLTHRARLINSDDFKRFDAIVTMDESNYRNICRMARTGEEERKILRMADFLVGFDNYDEVPDPYYEGPEGFELVLDMLEASCERLMDYLLDNITKQ from the coding sequence ATGGCCGAAAAAAAGAGTATAAAACCGAATGATAATCAGAGAATAGGAGTTCTCTTCGTCTGTCTTGGAAACATTTGTCGTTCTCCGGCGGCAGAAGGGGTTTTTGCTTCGACTGTTGAGAAGGAAGGGCTTGCCGATGCATTTTATGTAGATTCTGCCGGCACTTACGGGGGACATTCCGGCGACCTCCCCGATTATCGCATGCGGCAACATGCATCTGCCAGGGGTTATGACCTTACGCATCGCGCCCGACTGATTAACTCTGACGACTTCAAACGCTTTGACGCTATAGTTACGATGGACGAGTCGAATTACCGCAACATCTGCCGTATGGCGCGAACAGGAGAAGAAGAAAGAAAAATACTGCGCATGGCGGATTTTCTTGTCGGTTTCGACAACTATGACGAAGTGCCAGACCCATACTACGAAGGTCCTGAAGGATTTGAACTCGTACTCGACATGCTCGAGGCAAGTTGTGAACGGCTAATGGACTATTTACTCGATAATATTACTAAACAATAA
- the nifJ gene encoding pyruvate:ferredoxin (flavodoxin) oxidoreductase, translated as MAKEKKMITCDGNQAAAHVAYMFSEVAAIYPITPSSPMAEHVDEWAAQGRKNLFGDTVHVQEMQSEGGAAGAVHGSLQAGALTSTFTASQGLLLMIPNMYKIAGELIPSVFHVSARTIATHSLCIFGDHSDVMACRQTGFAMLCEGSVQEVMDLSAVAHLATIESRVPFINFFDGFRTSHEYQKIEEIDQEELRPLINQEALAEFRARALNPEQPVARGMAENPETFFAHRESCNSYYNAVPEIVEKYMAAVSKITGREYKLFSYYGAEDAESIIIAMGSVTEAAREAIDHMIAKGEKVGMVSVHLYRPFSVKHFLDAVPKTVKRIAVLDRTKEPGAEGEPLYLDVKSAFYDVENRPLIIGGRYGLGSCDTTPTMIISVFDNLKLAEPKDHFTLGIVDDVTFTSLPLEKEMALGGEGIFEAKFYGLGADGTVGANKNSVKIIGDNTDKYCQAYFSYDSKKSGGFTCSHLRFGDTPIRSTYQIKTPNFVACHVQAYLHMYDVLRGLRDNGTFLLNTIWEGEELAKNLPNNVKRYFAEHNITVYYINATKIAQEIGLGNRTNTILQSAFFRITEVIPIDLAIEQMKKFIVKSYGRKGQDIVDKNYAAVDRGGEYKQLAVDPAWANLPEDEAIVRDEPEFITNVMRPINAQNGDLLPVSAYADSIDGTWPQGTAAYEKRGVAPFVPVWNSENCIQCNKCSYVCPHACIRPFVLDEKEAAGIDVPMLEMKAPAALKGMKFRIQTSVMDCTGCGNCVDVCPGMRGNKALAMVALDTQLEEDANWTYMVKNVKSKQTLVDIALNPKNSQFATPLFEFSGACAGCGETPYVKLVSQLFGDRQMVANATGCSSIYSGSIPSTPYTTNEEGQGPAWANSLFEDFCEFGLGMELAGKKMRQRIQKLLEGAIAEDETPAEFKAAAEEWIAGKDDSKLSREAGKKLEPMIKAAAEKGCATCKQLAELTHFLTKRSQWIIGGDGASYDIGYGGLDHVLASGEDINILVLDTEVYSNTGGQASKATPIGAIAQFAASGKRVTKKDLGLMQATYGYVYVAQVAMGADNAQCLKAIREAEAYPGPSLVIAYAPCINHGLKIKGGMGRSQEEEARAVACGYWHLWRYNPENANEGKNPFTLDSKAPKWEDFQDYLQHEVRFSSLSKAFPEEADVLFQETEKAAKRRYQSYIRKTQEDWSEII; from the coding sequence ATGGCAAAAGAAAAGAAAATGATTACTTGTGACGGCAATCAGGCCGCCGCTCATGTAGCCTACATGTTTTCTGAGGTTGCAGCCATCTATCCCATCACACCGTCATCGCCTATGGCTGAACACGTTGATGAATGGGCAGCACAGGGCCGCAAGAACCTCTTTGGCGACACAGTGCACGTTCAGGAAATGCAATCGGAGGGCGGTGCTGCCGGTGCCGTCCATGGCTCGCTTCAAGCAGGTGCGCTTACCAGTACATTTACGGCGTCTCAGGGTTTGCTCCTGATGATTCCAAACATGTACAAGATAGCAGGCGAACTCATTCCGAGTGTATTCCACGTATCAGCCCGTACCATCGCCACCCACTCTCTCTGTATTTTCGGCGACCACAGTGACGTCATGGCTTGCCGCCAGACAGGTTTTGCTATGCTTTGCGAAGGCAGTGTACAGGAAGTAATGGACCTCTCTGCAGTGGCTCACCTTGCTACTATTGAGAGCCGTGTGCCTTTCATCAATTTCTTCGATGGTTTCCGCACATCGCATGAATACCAGAAGATTGAGGAAATTGACCAAGAGGAACTCCGTCCGCTGATCAATCAGGAAGCACTTGCAGAATTCCGTGCCCGTGCACTCAATCCCGAACAGCCCGTAGCACGCGGTATGGCAGAGAATCCAGAAACATTCTTTGCTCATAGAGAAAGTTGCAATAGTTACTACAACGCTGTGCCTGAAATTGTTGAAAAATACATGGCAGCAGTGAGCAAGATTACTGGTCGCGAATACAAGTTGTTTAGCTACTACGGCGCAGAAGATGCAGAAAGCATCATCATCGCTATGGGTTCTGTAACAGAGGCTGCTCGCGAAGCTATTGACCACATGATAGCCAAAGGCGAAAAAGTGGGTATGGTCAGCGTACACCTCTATCGTCCTTTCTCTGTAAAGCACTTCCTCGATGCAGTGCCTAAGACAGTGAAGCGCATTGCCGTTCTCGACCGCACTAAGGAACCAGGTGCAGAAGGCGAGCCTCTCTATCTTGACGTAAAGAGTGCATTCTACGATGTTGAGAATCGTCCTCTCATCATTGGTGGTCGTTATGGTCTTGGTTCATGCGACACCACACCAACGATGATTATTTCTGTATTCGACAACCTTAAACTCGCTGAACCGAAAGACCACTTCACTCTCGGCATAGTTGATGACGTTACATTCACGAGTCTGCCTCTTGAAAAAGAGATGGCACTCGGTGGCGAAGGCATTTTCGAAGCCAAATTCTATGGTCTCGGTGCAGATGGTACAGTAGGTGCTAACAAGAACTCTGTAAAGATAATCGGTGATAACACAGACAAATATTGCCAGGCATACTTCTCATACGACTCCAAGAAGTCTGGCGGTTTCACTTGTTCTCACCTTCGTTTCGGCGACACACCTATTCGTTCCACTTATCAGATTAAGACGCCTAATTTCGTAGCATGTCATGTTCAAGCATATCTACACATGTACGATGTGCTACGCGGTTTGCGCGACAATGGTACATTCCTTCTCAACACCATTTGGGAAGGCGAAGAACTCGCAAAGAATCTGCCAAACAATGTGAAGCGCTACTTTGCAGAGCACAACATCACAGTTTACTACATCAATGCTACCAAGATTGCTCAAGAAATTGGTCTTGGCAACCGCACAAACACCATTCTTCAGTCAGCATTCTTCCGCATTACGGAGGTAATTCCTATTGACCTTGCCATTGAGCAGATGAAGAAATTCATCGTAAAATCATACGGTCGTAAAGGTCAGGACATCGTTGACAAGAACTATGCTGCCGTAGATCGTGGTGGCGAATACAAGCAACTCGCTGTTGATCCCGCATGGGCTAACCTTCCTGAAGACGAAGCCATTGTACGCGACGAGCCCGAATTCATCACTAACGTCATGCGTCCTATCAATGCGCAGAACGGCGATTTGCTCCCTGTAAGTGCATACGCAGATAGTATTGATGGTACATGGCCCCAAGGAACTGCAGCCTACGAGAAACGTGGTGTGGCACCATTCGTGCCAGTATGGAATAGCGAAAACTGTATCCAATGTAACAAATGTTCATACGTTTGTCCTCACGCTTGTATCCGCCCGTTCGTACTCGACGAGAAAGAGGCTGCAGGCATCGACGTGCCTATGCTTGAAATGAAGGCTCCTGCAGCGCTCAAGGGCATGAAGTTCCGCATTCAAACCAGTGTTATGGACTGTACAGGTTGCGGCAACTGTGTTGACGTATGTCCTGGTATGCGTGGCAACAAGGCTCTTGCCATGGTGGCACTCGACACACAACTCGAAGAAGATGCCAACTGGACATATATGGTGAAGAATGTGAAGTCGAAACAGACGCTCGTTGACATCGCATTGAACCCCAAAAACTCACAATTCGCTACCCCACTCTTCGAGTTCAGCGGTGCGTGTGCAGGTTGCGGTGAAACACCATACGTAAAACTCGTTTCACAACTCTTCGGCGACCGTCAGATGGTAGCAAATGCCACAGGTTGCTCTTCTATCTACTCCGGTTCTATTCCTTCCACACCTTACACCACGAATGAAGAAGGTCAGGGTCCCGCTTGGGCAAACTCTCTCTTCGAGGACTTCTGCGAATTCGGTCTCGGTATGGAATTGGCGGGTAAGAAGATGCGCCAACGCATTCAGAAACTCCTTGAAGGTGCCATTGCAGAAGACGAAACTCCTGCAGAATTCAAGGCAGCAGCCGAAGAATGGATTGCAGGCAAGGACGACAGCAAACTGAGCCGCGAGGCAGGCAAGAAACTTGAGCCTATGATTAAGGCTGCCGCAGAGAAAGGTTGCGCTACATGCAAGCAACTCGCCGAACTTACCCACTTCCTGACCAAACGCAGCCAGTGGATTATCGGTGGCGACGGTGCAAGTTATGATATCGGTTATGGTGGTCTCGACCACGTACTCGCCAGCGGAGAGGACATTAACATCCTCGTGCTCGACACCGAAGTATATTCCAACACTGGTGGTCAGGCATCAAAGGCTACTCCTATCGGTGCCATTGCACAATTTGCTGCTTCAGGTAAGCGCGTAACGAAGAAAGATCTTGGTCTCATGCAAGCCACATACGGTTACGTTTACGTTGCACAAGTGGCTATGGGTGCAGACAACGCACAGTGCCTCAAGGCTATCCGCGAAGCAGAAGCCTATCCAGGACCTTCACTCGTCATCGCTTACGCACCATGTATCAATCATGGTCTGAAGATCAAGGGCGGCATGGGACGTTCTCAAGAAGAAGAAGCACGTGCTGTGGCATGCGGTTACTGGCACCTCTGGCGCTACAACCCAGAAAATGCTAACGAAGGCAAGAATCCATTCACGCTCGACAGCAAGGCACCGAAGTGGGAAGACTTCCAGGACTACTTGCAGCACGAAGTACGCTTCTCATCACTCTCTAAGGCATTCCCCGAGGAGGCTGACGTACTGTTCCAGGAAACCGAGAAAGCTGCAAAGCGTCGCTATCAAAGTTATATCCGCAAGACACAGGAAGACTGGAGCGAAATCATCTGA
- the recJ gene encoding single-stranded-DNA-specific exonuclease RecJ yields the protein MNYNWKYEAPEASAVGTATRLAKKLNIHPILGKLLADRGITEEDAVRRFFSPKLTYLHDPFLMNDMQKAVDRLNKAMGRKERILVYGDYDVDGVTAVALVYKFLQQYYSNIDYYIPDRYEEGYGISMKGVDFAAETGVKLIIVLDCGIKAVEEISYAKERGVDFIICDHHVPDEELPPAVAILNPKRADNHYPYEHLSGCGVGFKFMQAFAENNGIEFNKVTSLLDLCAVSIASDIVPVTGENRILAHHGLNCLNSTPSVGLQAIIQSCGLHGKELSMSDIIFKIGPRINASGRVQNGGESVKLLVEKDFNAALEQAANINQYNEQRKELDKAMTEEAMNRAKSLTGFEEHHAIAIYSKDWHKGVIGIVASRLTEQFHKPAVVLTENEGFATGSARSVGGFDIYKAVQQCADLLENFGGHTYAAGMTMKVEHVNEFCTRFLEYIDSHIEEVQTQPILNINGILEFSDINFNFYKQLKRFAPFGPGNEKPIFCTKRVYDYGTSKVVGRGQEHIKLELIDDRSGKVINGIAFGQSSQARFIKTKNAFDICYTIEENTHKKNEIQLQIEDIRPSL from the coding sequence ATGAATTACAACTGGAAGTACGAGGCGCCCGAGGCATCCGCTGTCGGCACGGCGACCCGTCTTGCCAAAAAGTTAAACATCCACCCTATCTTGGGCAAACTTTTGGCAGACCGCGGGATTACCGAAGAGGATGCTGTCCGTCGCTTCTTCAGCCCCAAACTCACCTACCTGCACGATCCGTTCCTCATGAACGACATGCAGAAAGCGGTGGACCGCCTGAACAAGGCGATGGGTCGGAAAGAACGCATCCTCGTTTATGGAGACTACGACGTGGATGGTGTGACTGCTGTTGCATTAGTATATAAATTCCTGCAGCAGTATTACTCAAACATAGACTATTACATCCCTGACCGTTACGAAGAAGGCTATGGCATTTCGATGAAGGGTGTTGACTTTGCCGCAGAAACAGGTGTCAAACTCATCATCGTTCTCGATTGTGGCATCAAGGCTGTTGAGGAAATTTCCTACGCAAAGGAGCGAGGTGTAGATTTCATTATCTGCGACCACCACGTTCCTGATGAAGAATTGCCGCCTGCCGTTGCCATACTCAATCCCAAACGTGCGGACAACCATTATCCTTACGAGCACCTGAGCGGTTGCGGTGTAGGTTTCAAATTCATGCAGGCTTTCGCCGAGAACAACGGCATAGAATTCAACAAGGTAACATCACTACTGGACCTCTGCGCAGTAAGTATTGCGAGCGACATTGTCCCCGTAACAGGCGAAAATCGCATTCTGGCTCACCACGGCTTAAACTGCCTGAATTCTACACCATCCGTAGGTTTACAAGCAATTATCCAGTCTTGCGGTCTGCACGGCAAGGAACTGTCGATGAGTGATATCATTTTCAAGATAGGTCCTCGAATCAATGCATCGGGACGTGTACAGAATGGCGGAGAGTCGGTAAAACTGCTTGTAGAGAAAGACTTCAATGCAGCCTTGGAACAGGCCGCTAACATCAACCAATACAACGAGCAGCGTAAAGAACTCGACAAGGCCATGACAGAAGAAGCCATGAATCGCGCCAAATCACTCACAGGCTTCGAAGAGCACCATGCCATAGCCATCTACAGTAAGGATTGGCACAAAGGTGTTATAGGCATTGTTGCATCCCGCCTCACCGAGCAGTTTCATAAGCCAGCCGTCGTACTTACCGAAAATGAGGGGTTTGCCACTGGCTCTGCCCGCTCTGTAGGAGGTTTCGACATCTACAAGGCAGTGCAGCAATGCGCAGACCTTCTTGAGAACTTTGGCGGACACACCTATGCGGCAGGCATGACGATGAAAGTGGAGCATGTAAACGAATTCTGCACGCGTTTTCTGGAATATATCGACAGTCACATCGAAGAGGTACAAACTCAGCCTATTCTGAACATAAATGGTATATTGGAGTTCAGCGACATCAACTTCAATTTCTACAAACAACTCAAACGCTTTGCACCATTCGGGCCCGGCAATGAGAAGCCCATTTTCTGTACAAAGCGAGTGTATGATTATGGCACCAGTAAAGTAGTTGGTAGAGGGCAGGAACACATAAAACTGGAACTCATCGACGACAGATCAGGAAAAGTAATCAACGGTATTGCATTTGGTCAGAGTTCGCAAGCAAGATTTATCAAGACCAAGAATGCTTTTGACATCTGCTATACAATAGAAGAGAATACCCACAAAAAGAACGAAATCCAACTTCAAATAGAGGACATACGTCCTTCATTATGA
- a CDS encoding glycoside hydrolase domain-containing protein has translation MNINRTLALFLFGCITITSVKAQIGINADYAEITDNYTYDLSGWEKIEDGLHASWASKDVHYKKKEVPAIKLKTDTVVYGWRGERVFAEALIFGKNTTDALKLSLSEWKKGNKIIPASQGQARFVNYVLSDDKKGCGTNPKTSTTLHRPDVIDIETTKVLYGRSTRPVWITLEIPRDAESGEYTATLDISSSKTGKILKTLTLRINVVDQTLPLPSEQTFHLDFWQQPYSVPRYYKVQKWSQAHFDAMRPYMELLARAGQRCVTAILFYEPWGVQSNDKHDEMVKTTKNADGTWSYDYTIFDRWVEFMESCGINQQINCYSMIPWDKTFKYYDAAQGKDVNLKCEVSSTEYSDLWIPFLKAFAAHLKEKGWYEKTCIAMDERELSDMLKAYEILQTAVPGMKMSLAGNHHSQLADKLFDYSVNSAARFTESELKVRREKGYHSTVYYCCSEYAPNIFTNSPPAEGAYLPFFSLANDFEGLLHWSYMDWVDDPLRDSRFKLFPAGDTYCIYPGGRSSIRFERLIEGIQGTEKVRILRKQYKTAGETEKLQKLEDALQLFASGAVDSNYPASYAVNYIESILNGAPEPVQEITDYCDVKVEEIKNSYTNRYLTKVSTSDATINQTFAVNTPPSNGIAEMPGIVKVKKGSTFKVETTALQNSDDLRYCRAALYADWNNDSVFSLVDDELIERVGKANTANTELLDKSFSVTVPENAAIGKTKMRLVYADAWRPEPTPCGTLTKGYCFDMPLDIYEGDLTSVASHAVAQDYSWSGGILTLGQPATLTVYNASGAYIDRKDAAKTYDTSNFMPGNYIIAIHDGKAKHQSIKFVK, from the coding sequence ATGAATATAAATAGAACGTTAGCATTATTCCTGTTTGGATGCATAACAATTACGTCTGTAAAGGCTCAGATTGGTATCAATGCCGACTATGCAGAGATAACAGACAATTATACCTACGATTTGAGCGGTTGGGAAAAAATCGAAGACGGGCTTCATGCCAGTTGGGCATCGAAAGATGTGCATTACAAGAAAAAAGAGGTGCCTGCAATTAAGTTGAAGACAGACACGGTAGTATATGGATGGCGCGGTGAAAGGGTGTTTGCAGAAGCTTTGATTTTTGGAAAAAATACCACTGATGCACTGAAACTCTCCTTGAGCGAGTGGAAGAAAGGAAATAAAATCATTCCCGCTTCACAAGGGCAGGCGCGATTTGTGAATTACGTGCTTTCAGATGATAAAAAAGGTTGCGGAACAAATCCAAAAACGTCCACAACATTGCATCGCCCTGATGTTATAGATATTGAGACTACGAAAGTGCTCTACGGACGTAGCACACGCCCTGTTTGGATAACACTTGAAATACCACGCGATGCGGAATCAGGCGAATATACTGCAACACTCGATATTTCAAGCAGCAAAACAGGTAAAATCCTGAAAACACTGACATTGCGCATAAATGTCGTTGACCAAACACTTCCTCTTCCGTCAGAACAAACATTCCATTTGGATTTCTGGCAGCAACCATACAGTGTGCCGCGCTATTATAAGGTGCAAAAGTGGAGTCAAGCGCATTTCGATGCTATGCGTCCTTATATGGAATTGCTCGCTCGTGCGGGACAACGCTGTGTAACGGCTATCCTGTTCTACGAGCCATGGGGAGTGCAAAGTAATGACAAGCACGATGAAATGGTAAAGACTACCAAAAACGCAGATGGTACCTGGAGTTACGACTATACCATTTTCGACAGATGGGTGGAGTTTATGGAATCTTGTGGTATCAATCAGCAAATCAACTGTTATTCGATGATACCATGGGACAAGACGTTCAAGTACTATGACGCAGCACAGGGTAAGGATGTTAACCTTAAGTGCGAAGTGTCGAGCACAGAATATTCCGACTTATGGATACCGTTCCTGAAAGCCTTTGCGGCACACCTCAAAGAGAAAGGGTGGTACGAAAAAACATGTATCGCAATGGACGAAAGAGAACTTTCCGATATGCTCAAGGCATACGAGATATTACAGACGGCTGTACCTGGAATGAAGATGTCGCTCGCAGGCAATCATCACAGCCAACTCGCAGACAAACTCTTCGACTACAGTGTGAATTCAGCCGCTCGTTTCACAGAATCGGAACTGAAAGTAAGACGCGAAAAAGGATACCACTCAACGGTTTACTATTGCTGCTCGGAATACGCACCAAACATTTTTACCAACAGCCCGCCTGCAGAAGGAGCCTATCTTCCATTCTTCAGCCTTGCCAACGATTTTGAAGGCTTGCTTCATTGGTCATATATGGACTGGGTGGACGATCCGCTTCGCGATTCTCGTTTCAAACTCTTCCCAGCAGGCGACACCTATTGCATCTATCCGGGAGGACGTTCAAGCATACGTTTCGAACGCCTTATAGAAGGCATACAAGGCACAGAAAAAGTGCGCATCCTCCGCAAGCAATATAAGACTGCCGGAGAAACAGAAAAACTGCAGAAACTTGAAGATGCTCTCCAACTCTTTGCTTCTGGAGCAGTGGATAGCAACTATCCCGCTTCCTATGCAGTGAATTATATTGAAAGCATATTGAACGGGGCACCGGAGCCTGTGCAGGAAATAACAGATTATTGCGATGTAAAAGTGGAGGAAATCAAAAATAGTTACACTAATCGTTATCTCACAAAAGTGAGTACATCCGATGCAACTATCAACCAAACATTCGCAGTAAACACGCCTCCGTCTAATGGAATTGCAGAAATGCCAGGAATAGTAAAAGTGAAGAAAGGCTCAACGTTCAAAGTTGAAACAACAGCCTTGCAGAATAGCGACGATTTGCGTTATTGCAGGGCTGCATTATATGCTGATTGGAACAACGACTCGGTGTTCAGTCTTGTGGACGATGAACTTATAGAGCGCGTAGGAAAAGCAAATACGGCTAACACAGAACTCCTCGACAAGTCTTTCTCTGTCACTGTCCCGGAAAATGCGGCAATCGGCAAGACAAAGATGCGATTGGTTTATGCAGATGCTTGGCGTCCGGAACCCACTCCTTGTGGAACACTCACGAAAGGCTATTGCTTCGATATGCCTCTCGATATCTACGAAGGAGACCTGACCTCCGTGGCGTCTCACGCTGTTGCACAGGACTATTCATGGTCTGGCGGTATTCTCACACTCGGACAACCGGCAACTCTGACTGTTTACAATGCCTCCGGAGCATACATCGACCGAAAAGACGCCGCAAAAACATACGACACATCAAACTTTATGCCAGGCAATTATATCATAGCCATACACGATGGCAAAGCCAAGCACCAAAGCATCAAATTCGTGAAATAA
- the hflX gene encoding GTPase HflX: MNNETSKITEERKERCVLVALITKQQDERKTAEYLDELEFLAETAGAATVRRFTQRAAGPSSVTYLGKGKLQEIREFIEREEDAGHEIDLAIFDDELTAKQLRNIEKELHVRILDRTSLILDIFAMRAQTASAKTQVELAQNQYMLPRLQRMWTHLERQGGGSGSGGGKGSVGLRGPGETQLEMDRRIILNRMALLKRRLAEIDKQKTTQRQSRGRLIRVALVGYTNVGKSTLINLLSKSDVFAENKLFATLDTTVRKVIINNLPFLLSDTVGFIRKLPTELVSSFKSTLDEVREADLLLHVVDVSHPDFEDQIRVVDRTLADLGCAEKPIVIVFNKMDAYKWVEKEADDLTPATKENISLDELERTWMAKLNGECIFISAREKQNIEALRKLMYMKIRELHVQKYPYNDFLFINYDEQGNPL; this comes from the coding sequence ATGAACAATGAAACTTCAAAAATAACAGAGGAAAGAAAAGAGCGTTGTGTGCTCGTAGCACTGATTACCAAGCAACAAGACGAGCGCAAGACCGCTGAATATCTCGATGAGTTGGAATTTCTTGCAGAAACGGCTGGTGCTGCGACGGTAAGGCGTTTTACACAGCGTGCGGCAGGTCCGAGCAGTGTAACTTATCTTGGTAAAGGTAAACTGCAGGAAATAAGAGAGTTTATAGAAAGAGAAGAAGACGCTGGGCATGAAATCGACTTGGCGATTTTCGATGACGAACTCACTGCAAAACAGTTGCGTAACATTGAGAAGGAACTCCATGTGCGCATTCTCGACCGCACATCGCTAATCCTCGACATCTTTGCCATGCGTGCGCAGACGGCGAGTGCCAAAACACAGGTGGAACTGGCACAAAATCAATATATGCTGCCTCGCTTGCAGCGTATGTGGACGCACTTGGAACGACAAGGTGGCGGTTCGGGTTCCGGCGGCGGAAAGGGTAGTGTAGGTCTGCGCGGGCCTGGAGAAACGCAGTTGGAGATGGACAGGCGTATTATCCTTAACCGCATGGCACTACTGAAAAGACGTCTTGCTGAGATAGACAAGCAAAAGACCACCCAGCGCCAAAGCAGAGGACGACTTATACGTGTGGCACTCGTGGGATATACCAACGTGGGTAAGAGTACACTTATAAACCTGCTCTCGAAGAGCGATGTCTTTGCGGAAAATAAACTCTTTGCAACGCTCGACACTACTGTAAGAAAGGTGATAATCAATAATTTACCTTTTTTGCTTAGTGATACTGTGGGTTTTATCAGGAAACTTCCGACCGAACTTGTCAGTTCATTCAAATCCACGCTCGATGAAGTGCGTGAAGCAGACCTCCTACTTCATGTGGTTGATGTGAGCCATCCTGATTTTGAGGACCAAATCAGAGTGGTGGACCGCACGCTCGCAGACCTTGGGTGCGCAGAAAAGCCCATCGTGATTGTATTCAATAAAATGGATGCCTACAAATGGGTTGAGAAGGAAGCCGACGACCTTACGCCAGCAACGAAGGAGAATATATCGCTCGACGAACTGGAACGAACGTGGATGGCAAAACTCAATGGAGAGTGTATTTTCATTTCTGCACGAGAAAAGCAGAACATCGAAGCACTACGAAAGTTGATGTATATGAAAATCAGGGAACTCCATGTACAGAAATATCCCTATAACGATTTCCTATTCATCAACTATGATGAGCAGGGCAATCCGCTTTAA